Proteins from one Chroococcidiopsis sp. CCMEE 29 genomic window:
- a CDS encoding SDR family oxidoreductase: MQLKPINQQVVAVVGASSGIGRETALQFAKRGAKVVVSARSEPALTSLVDEIRRFGGEAIYILADVSDFEQVKAIADHTVEVYGRLDTWVHVPSNNVFAMFDNIKPEEFERVIDVSLMGQVYGAMAALPHLKREGRGALIHISSMLGRRSLPLQSAYCAAKHGVEGFLESLRVELQHERIPISVTSVKPAAVNTPFYNNALTKLGVKPSGPPPYYEPSLVADAILYVAEHPTRDFLVGDAARVLDLLQRLSPSLLDYLFKRVAFPLQRTNQPKSEDAPNNLYEPIPILDRVEGDFGSLAIPSVTDWLDKNPPLKWGVIVGIVALALLASQAIKNGGQI, from the coding sequence ATGCAACTGAAGCCAATAAATCAGCAGGTCGTTGCAGTCGTTGGGGCTTCCAGCGGCATCGGGCGTGAGACAGCCCTCCAGTTTGCCAAGCGAGGGGCAAAGGTAGTGGTTTCTGCTCGGAGCGAACCAGCACTGACATCTCTGGTAGACGAAATCCGGCGCTTTGGGGGTGAGGCAATCTATATACTCGCTGATGTGAGTGATTTCGAGCAAGTCAAGGCGATCGCTGACCATACTGTGGAGGTGTATGGGCGACTGGATACGTGGGTGCATGTACCCTCCAACAACGTCTTTGCCATGTTCGACAACATAAAACCAGAAGAGTTTGAGCGCGTTATCGATGTCAGCCTGATGGGGCAGGTATACGGTGCCATGGCGGCGCTACCCCATCTTAAGCGTGAGGGACGGGGGGCGCTGATCCACATTTCTTCAATGTTGGGCAGGCGATCGCTCCCGCTCCAGAGTGCCTACTGTGCGGCAAAGCACGGCGTAGAAGGCTTCCTCGAATCCCTGCGCGTCGAACTGCAACATGAGCGAATACCTATCAGCGTGACGAGTGTGAAACCCGCCGCAGTCAACACACCCTTCTATAACAATGCTCTTACGAAGTTAGGCGTGAAGCCGTCAGGACCACCGCCCTACTACGAACCCAGCCTAGTGGCTGACGCGATCCTCTACGTTGCCGAACACCCAACTCGCGACTTTCTCGTTGGGGATGCGGCTAGAGTGCTAGATCTGCTACAGCGTCTCTCGCCGTCACTGTTGGATTACTTGTTTAAGCGTGTCGCTTTCCCACTCCAGCGTACCAATCAGCCGAAGTCCGAAGATGCGCCAAACAATCTTTACGAACCTATCCCAATCCTGGATAGAGTTGAGGGAGACTTTGGCAGCTTGGCGATCCCGAGCGTTACCGACTGGCTGGATAAGAATCCGCCGCTTAAGTGGGGTGTGATCGTTGGTATAGTCGCGTTAGCGTTACTGGCATCACAAGCAATCAAAAACGGGGGTCAGATATAG
- the crtO gene encoding beta-carotene ketolase CrtO yields the protein MEAYDVVIIGAGHNGLVCAAYLLKAGYSVLLLEKQPFPGGGSTTEELMPQEAPGFKFNPCAINHLFIFLGPVIQELELHKYGLEYLYCDPVAFCPHPDGKYFLAHKSVEKTCAEIACYNQRDAQKYAEYANFWQRFVRSVTPFFNAPPKSLVDIAGNYDLKNLRDLLSLMGGPNETLDLLRTMFNSPIDNLSEYFDSEFVKAPLARLSAELSAPPSQKAMSFGAMMMVMRHEPGMARPRGGTGALTEALVNLVRSKGGVILTDQNVEQILVDNGRAIGVRVAGGKEYRANKGVISSIDAKRLFLQLMDASDVDSADPNLRERLDRRIVNNNETILKIDCALSEPLRFEHHDHKDEYLIGSILIADSVNHVEKAHSEITIGKIPDEDPSMYVVMPTGLDPSMAPEGKHTLWIEFFAPYQIAGAEGTGLKGTGWTDELKNKVADRVIDKLAQYSPNLKHSIIARHVESPAELGERLGSYKGNYYHLDMTLEQMLCFRPLPELANYKTPIENLYLTGAGTHPGGSISGLPGRLCARVFLHEQQPLTETLKDARDSLKSTVESVFKIQ from the coding sequence ATGGAAGCGTATGATGTCGTCATTATTGGCGCTGGTCATAATGGGTTAGTCTGTGCTGCTTATTTACTTAAAGCTGGGTATAGCGTCTTGCTACTCGAAAAGCAACCGTTTCCAGGCGGCGGTTCGACAACCGAGGAACTCATGCCGCAGGAGGCTCCTGGGTTTAAGTTCAACCCCTGCGCTATCAATCACTTGTTTATTTTCCTGGGACCAGTAATACAGGAATTAGAACTGCACAAGTACGGGCTGGAATATCTATACTGCGATCCGGTTGCCTTTTGTCCCCATCCCGATGGCAAATACTTCTTGGCTCATAAGTCGGTCGAGAAGACTTGTGCGGAGATTGCCTGTTACAATCAGCGCGATGCCCAAAAATACGCTGAATATGCCAACTTCTGGCAGCGCTTCGTTCGTTCCGTTACTCCGTTTTTCAATGCTCCACCAAAATCTCTCGTTGATATTGCAGGAAACTACGACCTGAAAAACCTTCGAGATCTCTTATCGCTGATGGGTGGTCCTAACGAAACGTTGGATTTACTTCGCACGATGTTCAATAGCCCAATAGATAACCTAAGCGAGTATTTTGATTCTGAGTTTGTCAAAGCTCCCCTTGCGCGACTATCGGCAGAACTAAGTGCGCCTCCCTCTCAAAAGGCGATGTCCTTTGGGGCGATGATGATGGTTATGCGTCACGAGCCCGGTATGGCTCGACCACGCGGCGGCACTGGCGCACTTACTGAAGCATTAGTGAATTTAGTAAGAAGTAAAGGTGGCGTTATTCTAACTGACCAGAACGTTGAGCAAATATTAGTTGATAATGGTCGGGCTATAGGAGTTCGGGTTGCTGGTGGCAAAGAATATCGTGCTAATAAGGGCGTAATCTCAAGTATTGACGCCAAACGGTTATTCTTACAACTAATGGATGCAAGTGATGTTGATAGTGCCGATCCAAATCTGCGGGAGCGATTAGATCGCCGCATCGTCAACAATAACGAAACTATCCTTAAGATTGACTGTGCCTTATCTGAACCACTGCGATTTGAACACCACGACCACAAAGATGAGTACCTAATTGGCTCTATCCTAATTGCCGATTCTGTCAACCACGTTGAAAAGGCTCATAGTGAGATTACCATCGGCAAAATTCCAGATGAAGACCCTTCAATGTATGTGGTTATGCCCACCGGACTCGATCCTTCAATGGCACCAGAAGGCAAGCACACACTCTGGATTGAGTTTTTTGCCCCTTATCAAATTGCTGGTGCAGAAGGCACAGGTTTGAAAGGCACTGGCTGGACAGATGAACTGAAAAACAAAGTGGCAGACCGAGTAATTGATAAGCTAGCCCAGTATTCGCCCAATCTCAAACACTCCATCATTGCTCGTCATGTGGAAAGCCCCGCTGAGTTGGGAGAACGCTTGGGGAGTTACAAGGGCAACTACTACCACCTTGACATGACCCTAGAACAGATGCTTTGCTTCCGTCCGCTACCAGAATTGGCTAATTATAAAACGCCAATTGAGAATTTATATCTTACTGGGGCAGGAACCCATCCGGGTGGTTCGATTTCGGGATTGCCTGGACGCCTCTGCGCGCGTGTGTTTCTACATGAACAACAGCCGCTGACTGAAACACTCAAGGATGCGCGGGATTCGCTTAAATCAACTGTTGAGTCCGTCTTCAAGATCCAATAA
- a CDS encoding DUF2382 domain-containing protein gives MVLYKLEDFDTDYQTSFDGDDIKGYDVYSDRNDEKIGTVNNILVDEAGSFRYLVVDTGFWIFGKQVLLPVGRSRIDQSNHRVYAVGLTKEQAESLPEFSEDLKVDYEYEERVRGVYREQPTQAAAPTVAATPAVPATADYDRDTYSYQQEPSLYDMNEQDHQTLRLYEERLVANKTRRKTGEVAIGKRVETETQRVAVPVEHERVVIERQTPTNAGRPVAPGEATFREGEVAHMDIYEETPDIRKEAVLREEVSIRKEVEQDTVNAEETVRREELDLDTQGRPVRDTNDPGSLR, from the coding sequence ATGGTTCTTTACAAACTTGAGGATTTTGACACAGACTATCAGACCTCTTTTGACGGTGATGATATCAAGGGATATGATGTTTATAGCGACAGAAATGATGAAAAAATTGGCACTGTAAACAATATCCTGGTTGATGAAGCAGGTAGTTTCCGATATCTGGTTGTTGACACAGGTTTTTGGATTTTTGGTAAGCAAGTACTGCTACCAGTAGGTCGTTCTCGGATTGACCAGAGTAATCACCGCGTCTATGCTGTCGGGTTGACCAAAGAGCAAGCTGAAAGTTTACCTGAGTTCAGCGAAGACCTAAAGGTTGACTATGAATATGAAGAGCGGGTGCGAGGCGTTTATCGCGAGCAACCTACACAAGCAGCGGCTCCCACTGTAGCCGCTACCCCTGCTGTGCCTGCAACGGCTGATTACGACCGCGATACCTATAGCTATCAGCAAGAGCCGTCTTTGTATGATATGAATGAGCAGGATCATCAAACACTCAGACTGTATGAAGAACGGCTGGTTGCGAATAAAACTCGCCGAAAGACAGGAGAAGTAGCAATTGGTAAACGCGTTGAAACTGAAACGCAACGGGTTGCAGTCCCAGTCGAGCACGAGCGAGTTGTGATTGAGCGACAGACTCCAACAAATGCTGGAAGGCCAGTTGCTCCTGGAGAAGCTACCTTCCGCGAAGGGGAAGTAGCGCATATGGATATCTACGAAGAGACTCCTGACATTCGCAAGGAAGCTGTTTTGCGTGAAGAGGTAAGCATCCGGAAAGAAGTAGAGCAGGATACAGTTAACGCTGAAGAAACGGTTCGTCGAGAAGAGCTAGATTTAGATACCCAAGGTCGTCCGGTTAGGGATACAAACGACCCTGGCTCCCTCAGATAA
- the phaB gene encoding acetoacetyl-CoA reductase PhaB has translation MASLQLEDKVVLVTGGNRGIGAAIVALLKELGTKVAYTHRSDSDRQHGALAIPADVTDKAAMEAVAEQVEQKLGPIYGIVANAGINRDNFFPKLTPADWDAVIDTNLKGVYNTLMPVIPKMYERGEGSVVCITSISGERGNIGQTNYAASKAALIGLSKSLAFEAARYGVRVNSVAPGFIETDMLKSVSGKVKERIVSEIPFRRFGKPEEVAWAVAFLLSPIASSYITGTVVRVNGAHHT, from the coding sequence ATGGCATCTTTGCAACTGGAAGATAAAGTAGTTTTGGTAACTGGAGGTAATAGAGGGATAGGAGCGGCAATCGTCGCTTTGCTGAAGGAGCTGGGCACCAAGGTAGCTTACACCCACCGCAGCGATAGCGATCGTCAGCATGGGGCTCTGGCAATCCCAGCCGATGTGACCGACAAGGCAGCAATGGAGGCAGTGGCAGAACAGGTCGAACAGAAACTAGGGCCGATTTACGGGATTGTAGCTAATGCTGGGATTAACCGAGACAACTTTTTTCCCAAACTTACGCCTGCGGACTGGGATGCTGTAATCGACACTAACTTAAAGGGAGTTTACAACACGCTGATGCCCGTTATCCCCAAAATGTACGAGCGGGGGGAAGGCTCTGTCGTCTGCATCACCTCGATTTCAGGCGAGCGAGGAAACATCGGTCAAACCAACTACGCAGCATCCAAGGCAGCTCTGATTGGCTTAAGCAAATCCCTGGCTTTCGAGGCGGCTAGATACGGGGTGCGAGTCAACTCTGTAGCACCGGGATTCATCGAGACTGATATGCTGAAGTCGGTTTCAGGCAAAGTGAAAGAGCGCATTGTGTCCGAGATCCCTTTCCGTCGCTTCGGCAAACCTGAGGAGGTTGCCTGGGCTGTGGCGTTCCTACTCTCGCCGATAGCCAGTAGTTACATCACTGGCACAGTTGTGCGAGTCAACGGTGCCCACCACACTTGA
- a CDS encoding saccharopine dehydrogenase NADP-binding domain-containing protein: MTDQVLIIGGRGRIGSSVARDITSHTQAKITITSRNSAAGIAVSDQLGPQVEFLSLDLADKEGLKQAIAQSNLVIHCAGPFHFRDTTVLQLCIEQGINYLDVSDHPSFTLKALECRAAAEAAGVTAIINTGIFPGISNSMVRQGVEQLDKPERIHLSYLVAGSGGAGVTVMRTTFLGLQKPFKAWIDGKWQEVKPYSDRETVEFPPPYGKSHVYWFDMPEAFTLPDTFPAKTVITKFGSIPDFYNHLTWIAAHWFPKPLMHNKAWIEFLAHVSHFMTDATNRFSGIGVAIRSEVNGLKDSQPASYCSTLVHENTAIASGCGTGSIAQLLLEGKLKKPGVWPVEQALPTDLFEETMQSRGIKIHQEWL; encoded by the coding sequence ATGACAGACCAGGTTTTAATTATTGGGGGTCGGGGGCGGATTGGCAGCAGTGTTGCCCGAGATATTACCAGCCACACGCAGGCAAAAATTACGATTACTAGCCGGAATTCAGCTGCTGGGATAGCGGTTAGTGACCAATTAGGACCGCAAGTGGAATTTCTGAGTTTAGATTTGGCAGATAAGGAAGGGCTAAAGCAGGCGATCGCCCAATCTAATCTTGTGATTCACTGTGCTGGTCCCTTTCACTTCCGCGACACTACTGTCCTCCAACTATGCATTGAACAAGGCATTAACTATCTGGATGTCAGCGATCACCCGTCGTTTACTCTCAAAGCTTTGGAATGCCGTGCCGCAGCTGAGGCAGCTGGAGTCACAGCAATCATTAACACCGGCATTTTCCCTGGCATTTCTAACAGTATGGTGCGTCAAGGTGTCGAGCAGTTAGATAAACCAGAACGCATTCACCTCAGTTATCTAGTAGCGGGGTCTGGCGGTGCTGGTGTTACAGTGATGCGAACTACGTTTTTAGGACTACAAAAACCGTTTAAAGCTTGGATTGATGGGAAATGGCAGGAGGTGAAGCCGTATAGCGATCGCGAAACGGTTGAATTTCCTCCGCCCTATGGCAAATCCCACGTTTACTGGTTTGATATGCCAGAAGCCTTTACCCTACCAGATACTTTCCCAGCCAAAACTGTCATTACCAAGTTTGGCTCAATTCCCGATTTTTACAATCATCTTACTTGGATAGCTGCCCATTGGTTTCCCAAGCCCTTGATGCACAATAAAGCTTGGATTGAGTTTTTAGCCCATGTCAGTCATTTTATGACTGATGCAACAAACCGTTTCAGTGGGATTGGGGTAGCGATTCGTTCTGAAGTTAATGGGCTTAAAGATAGTCAGCCAGCCAGTTATTGCTCAACTTTGGTACATGAAAATACAGCGATCGCTTCTGGTTGTGGCACTGGTAGCATTGCCCAACTGCTGCTAGAAGGCAAACTTAAAAAACCTGGTGTCTGGCCCGTTGAACAAGCACTTCCTACAGATTTATTTGAAGAAACGATGCAAAGCCGGGGAATTAAAATTCATCAAGAGTGGCTGTAG
- a CDS encoding alpha/beta fold hydrolase, with the protein MKTAVEERRINVSGLTTRYFTAGNDGLPLVLLHGDAASALDWSWVLPTLADTHRVYAPDFPGFGDSSKPNREYSPEFLMQFVTDFLKAIGIERAVLVGNSLGGLVALRFALSHSEQIAALVLVDSSGLGYSVTPLLSQFTLPSYGEAMITWCKTPLGAKQRSLLRAAVFFAHPSKVPDVWLAEQERMAQMPGFLEATLSSLRAQLNVFGQSQVLLDSLPQLQMPTLVVWGSNDLIFSKDQAQTAASRLQQGHLALIPDCGHLPHVERPELFAAALSHFLTGVAS; encoded by the coding sequence GTGAAAACGGCAGTTGAAGAGCGGCGAATCAATGTCAGCGGTTTAACCACCCGCTACTTTACGGCGGGCAATGATGGTCTACCGTTAGTGCTGCTACATGGAGATGCTGCCAGCGCTCTTGATTGGTCTTGGGTGCTTCCCACGCTGGCAGATACACATCGCGTCTACGCACCGGACTTTCCGGGTTTCGGCGATAGTTCTAAACCTAACCGCGAATATTCGCCAGAATTCCTGATGCAGTTCGTGACCGATTTTCTCAAAGCGATCGGAATCGAGCGGGCAGTGCTAGTTGGTAACTCATTAGGTGGTCTTGTTGCCCTGCGTTTTGCATTGTCACATTCCGAACAAATAGCGGCGCTAGTGCTGGTAGACAGCTCCGGACTTGGTTACTCAGTCACCCCGCTTTTGTCCCAGTTTACCCTGCCCTCGTACGGGGAGGCTATGATAACCTGGTGCAAAACGCCTCTTGGCGCAAAGCAGCGATCTTTGTTACGGGCAGCGGTATTTTTCGCCCACCCCTCAAAGGTTCCCGATGTGTGGCTGGCAGAGCAGGAGCGAATGGCGCAAATGCCAGGTTTTCTTGAGGCTACCCTATCTTCTCTGCGTGCCCAGCTGAATGTATTTGGACAGAGCCAGGTGTTGCTAGACTCCCTACCGCAGTTGCAGATGCCGACCCTTGTCGTTTGGGGTAGTAACGATCTAATTTTCTCAAAAGACCAAGCTCAAACTGCCGCCAGCCGTCTACAGCAAGGACATCTTGCTTTGATACCCGACTGCGGTCATTTACCCCATGTAGAACGCCCCGAACTCTTTGCCGCCGCATTGAGCCACTTTCTTACTGGAGTTGCTTCTTAG
- the phaE gene encoding class III poly(R)-hydroxyalkanoic acid synthase subunit PhaE, with the protein MERATLQNQVELWQLYVKGLQKLSQLWAKPLQQSLEIASRSALGDRSAAMELTNLYWDIYENTFGSFLLSPSLGYTREFNHKLLKAFDTWINFYKASFDYQLVLLDIWVRAFEELMRELASSEEKDETVQNWRQFLQVWSSVFDQVFAQTFRSKHTLEIRGKFLKSAMTYRLHQQQLMEVFLKMNDLPVRSEVDEIHRSIYELRKEVKSLKKALAES; encoded by the coding sequence ATGGAGCGGGCAACACTCCAAAATCAGGTTGAGTTGTGGCAACTCTACGTGAAGGGACTGCAAAAGTTGAGTCAGCTTTGGGCAAAACCACTGCAGCAGTCACTAGAGATCGCGAGCAGATCTGCGCTTGGCGATCGCTCGGCAGCGATGGAGCTGACCAACCTCTACTGGGACATTTATGAAAACACCTTCGGCAGCTTTCTGCTCAGCCCCAGCCTGGGGTACACCCGTGAGTTCAACCACAAACTGCTTAAAGCCTTTGATACCTGGATAAACTTCTATAAGGCGAGCTTTGATTATCAGCTAGTGCTGCTTGATATCTGGGTAAGGGCTTTTGAGGAGCTGATGCGGGAGTTGGCATCTTCCGAAGAAAAGGACGAAACGGTTCAGAACTGGCGGCAGTTTCTGCAAGTCTGGAGTAGTGTATTTGACCAAGTATTTGCCCAGACGTTCCGCTCAAAGCATACTCTTGAGATTCGGGGGAAGTTCTTGAAATCAGCCATGACCTACAGGCTCCACCAGCAACAGCTGATGGAAGTGTTTCTGAAGATGAATGACCTGCCTGTTCGTAGCGAAGTTGATGAGATTCACCGCAGCATCTATGAGCTGCGTAAGGAAGTGAAAAGTCTTAAAAAAGCCTTGGCAGAATCTTAA
- the phaA gene encoding acetyl-CoA acetyltransferase PhaA, with translation MQEAYIVSAVRTPLGRFGGVLAGFSPVELGAIAMRAALEQARVSGEALDLYIFGNVLRAGHGQSLPRQAAFKAGVPETVNGYAVDMVCSSGMMSVMNAATVIRSQEAEIVVAGGMESMSQTGFFLSHRARWGYKFLLGAPEQLCDILLYDGLTDPTTAEAMGEQAERLAAAYQVTRPDLDEVALYSQQRAAIATEQGWFKQEITPIEIEGKKGSTLVTKDEGIRPETTEESLARLKPAFKENGVFTAGNSSQISDGAAALVLASQRAVERYGLKPLARVVGGTWVGGEAWRFPEVPILAVKKLLDKFNMKIYDFDLFENNEAFALSNVLFNRVLGVPYEKLNVYGGAIALGHPIGASGARIIVTLLNALQERNGQLGLAAVCHGTGGGTAIALERC, from the coding sequence ATGCAAGAAGCCTATATTGTCTCAGCAGTACGCACGCCCCTCGGTCGGTTTGGAGGCGTACTTGCGGGTTTTTCCCCAGTGGAATTAGGGGCGATCGCCATGCGAGCAGCGTTGGAGCAGGCCAGAGTATCGGGGGAAGCTTTAGACCTTTACATCTTTGGCAACGTACTCAGGGCGGGTCATGGACAATCGTTGCCCCGTCAGGCAGCTTTCAAGGCTGGGGTTCCAGAGACAGTGAACGGCTATGCAGTGGATATGGTATGTTCATCGGGAATGATGAGCGTGATGAACGCCGCCACTGTTATCCGCTCTCAAGAAGCCGAAATCGTAGTGGCTGGCGGCATGGAATCAATGTCCCAGACTGGGTTTTTCTTATCGCACCGAGCTAGATGGGGTTACAAATTCCTGCTGGGTGCGCCAGAGCAACTGTGCGATATTTTACTCTACGATGGTCTCACCGATCCCACGACCGCCGAAGCGATGGGAGAGCAAGCTGAGAGGCTGGCAGCAGCTTACCAAGTAACACGACCTGACTTGGACGAAGTAGCTCTATATTCACAGCAGCGGGCAGCGATCGCTACCGAGCAAGGCTGGTTCAAGCAGGAGATTACACCGATTGAAATTGAGGGGAAGAAAGGTTCGACCCTCGTGACCAAAGATGAGGGAATCCGCCCCGAAACCACCGAGGAGAGCCTTGCCAGACTAAAGCCTGCCTTCAAGGAGAATGGGGTGTTTACTGCTGGCAACAGTAGTCAGATATCGGACGGAGCAGCAGCTCTCGTTTTGGCGAGCCAACGGGCGGTGGAACGCTACGGACTCAAGCCCTTAGCTCGGGTGGTTGGGGGAACGTGGGTAGGTGGAGAAGCTTGGCGCTTCCCTGAGGTTCCCATCCTGGCAGTAAAGAAGCTTTTAGACAAGTTCAACATGAAAATCTACGATTTTGACCTGTTCGAGAACAACGAAGCTTTTGCTCTAAGCAACGTGCTGTTTAACCGGGTGCTAGGCGTTCCTTACGAGAAACTCAACGTCTATGGGGGAGCGATCGCCCTAGGGCATCCAATCGGAGCTTCGGGAGCGCGAATCATAGTCACGCTGCTCAACGCCTTGCAGGAGCGAAATGGGCAGCTAGGGCTAGCAGCTGTCTGTCACGGCACTGGCGGCGGTACGGCGATCGCATTGGAGCGGTGTTAA
- a CDS encoding vitamin K epoxide reductase family protein, protein MEPKQLSQELRQGKNPDMTRRRAIIGLSMLGGSMGQLVTLYQTGIVSHLPDPPGQQLFDADRVDASNYAYSRFNSPDGPIMVVNYALTGWLAAAGGLDRARRNPLIPIAMGVKLVLDSVVAAELAREEWSENKAFCEYCQVATVCSVASLALAVPEVLTAVRTLLGRRDKNTAADSSTQ, encoded by the coding sequence ATGGAACCAAAACAACTGAGTCAAGAACTGCGTCAAGGAAAGAACCCCGACATGACCCGTCGGCGAGCGATTATCGGCTTGTCCATGCTCGGCGGTTCAATGGGACAACTCGTCACACTCTACCAGACTGGGATTGTTAGTCACCTGCCCGATCCGCCGGGGCAGCAGCTTTTCGATGCTGACCGTGTTGACGCATCTAACTACGCTTACAGCCGATTCAACTCACCCGATGGACCGATCATGGTGGTGAATTACGCCCTTACTGGCTGGCTGGCAGCAGCTGGTGGTTTAGACCGCGCACGGCGCAACCCGCTTATACCAATTGCAATGGGTGTTAAGCTCGTGTTAGACTCTGTTGTCGCCGCCGAGCTAGCGCGTGAGGAGTGGAGCGAGAACAAAGCATTTTGTGAGTACTGCCAAGTAGCGACGGTTTGCTCAGTAGCGTCATTAGCACTGGCAGTGCCTGAAGTTCTTACCGCTGTTCGTACCCTACTTGGACGGCGTGACAAGAACACCGCAGCAGACAGCAGCACGCAGTAG
- the phaC gene encoding class III poly(R)-hydroxyalkanoic acid synthase subunit PhaC → MDEFTELTQKLVQGAENLSRLRQEDIQIGVTPKEEVYREEKVVLYRFTSKVEHSLNIPILIVSALVNRPYMVDLQEGRSLVASLLKLGLDIYLIDWGYPSRADRWLTIDDYINGYINNCVDVVRDRHRLDRINLLGICQGGTFSLCYSSLYPEKVKNLITMVTPVDFHINEGLLNLWGGCTLGSQALDVDLIVDTLGNIPGDFLNLEFLMLKPFQLGFQKYIDLLEIADSEDKLLNFLRMEKWIFDSPDQSGEAYRQFMKDFYQANKLIKGQIEIGEKRVDLGNIRIPILNIYAQQDHLVPPASSLALEKYVTSEDYTVSSFPVGHIGMYVSSKVQRDLPSTIVDWLKVRI, encoded by the coding sequence ATGGACGAGTTCACTGAGCTAACCCAAAAGCTTGTTCAGGGTGCCGAGAACTTAAGCCGCTTGCGCCAAGAGGACATTCAGATCGGGGTGACTCCTAAGGAAGAGGTCTACCGAGAGGAAAAGGTAGTATTGTACCGCTTCACGTCTAAGGTGGAGCATTCGCTGAACATCCCTATCCTCATCGTTTCCGCCTTAGTCAACCGTCCTTATATGGTCGATTTACAGGAGGGGCGATCGCTCGTTGCCAGCTTGCTTAAACTTGGCTTGGATATCTACCTGATCGACTGGGGATATCCGAGCCGAGCGGATCGCTGGCTGACAATTGATGACTACATCAATGGCTATATAAATAACTGTGTGGATGTGGTGCGCGATCGCCATAGGCTGGATCGAATCAACCTGTTAGGAATTTGTCAGGGAGGCACCTTCAGCCTCTGCTACAGTTCTCTTTACCCAGAGAAGGTAAAAAACCTTATTACTATGGTCACCCCAGTTGATTTTCACATTAATGAGGGACTCCTCAATCTTTGGGGCGGATGCACTCTGGGGTCACAGGCTCTAGACGTGGATCTAATAGTGGATACTTTGGGCAACATCCCCGGCGACTTTCTCAACTTAGAGTTCTTGATGCTAAAGCCCTTCCAGCTAGGGTTCCAGAAGTATATTGACCTTCTGGAGATCGCAGACTCTGAGGACAAACTACTCAACTTTCTGCGGATGGAAAAGTGGATCTTCGATAGTCCCGATCAATCTGGGGAGGCGTACCGACAGTTCATGAAGGATTTCTACCAGGCAAACAAACTGATCAAAGGTCAGATCGAGATTGGGGAGAAGCGAGTGGATTTGGGGAATATTCGCATCCCGATTTTGAACATTTACGCCCAGCAGGATCATTTAGTTCCCCCGGCATCCTCCCTGGCTCTTGAGAAGTACGTGACAAGCGAAGATTACACAGTAAGCTCCTTCCCAGTCGGGCACATCGGCATGTACGTGAGTAGTAAGGTGCAGCGAGACCTTCCCTCAACCATTGTCGATTGGCTTAAAGTGCGAATATAG